In the Longimicrobium sp. genome, one interval contains:
- a CDS encoding intradiol ring-cleavage dioxygenase, with the protein MIDDDAPVGRLLTRREALAALAAMGAGGMAFLSACGATADARTAAQPGMCVARPELTEGPYFVDERLNRRDIRSDPVTGAVKAGVPLELGFTVSRLSANRCTPLPNAVVDVWHTDALGVYSDVRDPGFETTGQKWLRGSQLTDAAGVAGFTTIYPGWYSGRAVHIHFKIRGTAASGRAFDFTSQLFFDEDVTDAVHARPPYAARGRRTRMNSGDGIFRQGGAQLLLTPARTADGYAAPFSIGLQDV; encoded by the coding sequence ATGATTGACGACGACGCGCCGGTGGGGCGGCTGCTGACCCGGCGCGAGGCGCTGGCGGCGCTCGCGGCGATGGGCGCGGGCGGGATGGCGTTCCTCTCCGCGTGCGGCGCCACGGCAGACGCGCGCACGGCCGCGCAGCCGGGCATGTGTGTCGCACGGCCGGAGCTGACCGAGGGGCCGTACTTCGTGGACGAGCGGCTGAACCGCCGCGACATCCGCTCCGATCCCGTCACCGGCGCGGTGAAGGCGGGCGTGCCGCTGGAGCTGGGCTTCACCGTGTCGCGGTTGTCGGCCAACCGATGCACGCCGCTGCCGAACGCGGTGGTGGACGTCTGGCACACGGACGCGCTCGGCGTCTACTCCGACGTGCGCGATCCCGGCTTCGAAACCACCGGGCAGAAGTGGCTGCGCGGCTCCCAGCTCACCGACGCGGCCGGGGTGGCTGGCTTCACCACCATCTACCCCGGCTGGTACAGCGGGCGCGCGGTGCACATCCACTTCAAGATCCGCGGGACCGCCGCGTCGGGGCGGGCGTTCGACTTCACCTCGCAGCTCTTCTTCGATGAGGACGTGACGGACGCCGTGCACGCCCGGCCGCCGTACGCCGCCCGCGGCCGCCGCACGCGCATGAACTCCGGCGACGGCATCTTCCGCCAGGGCGGCGCGCAGCTCCTGCTCACCCCCGCGCGCACCGCCGACGGCTACGCCGCACCCTTCAGCATCGGCCTGCAGGACGTCTGA